A stretch of Chaetodon auriga isolate fChaAug3 chromosome 21, fChaAug3.hap1, whole genome shotgun sequence DNA encodes these proteins:
- the foxh1 gene encoding forkhead box protein H1, with the protein MTKHWPDQNLLAHPSLSHLGEHRDHQLDFHSNEQQSFPPRGVARSTPALQWSQHPAQMVPQQPPRLEKPAARPEHLTSAATFMDKSVPPCSSYPNPQDAHFKQETITPDSWNSEREKGSMCGGKKKNYQRYPKPPYSYLAMIAMVIQRSPEKKLTLSEILKEISTLFPFFKGNYKGWRDSVRHNLSSYDCFVKVLKDPGKPQGKGNFWAVELSRVPLELLKRQNTAVSRQDETIFAQDLAPYILQGQKPESEPPPASVTLPPMHTRNTSPPQEDLFRPKLDSSFAIDSLLHSLRPPSTSGDVDASARDCWGKVERSRSSPPPRPRYASSARSASASSASPASTSSDEEWKGMPLSGKRVPLDGEAGSDGYEDYRPPLHKSARREAVAPPWELPTSYAKYAPPNAVAPPSMRFSGGPLVPLHGGLPLYGYSSSPVAPGHFLGHAYWPILPSGRVSVQAPPLIMDLDNMLQSVPPNKTVFDVLVPANQNSHTHHQPPSQYTLQNGPPLNRYPQY; encoded by the exons ATGACAAAGCACTGGCCGGATCAGAACCTCTTGGCGCACCCCTCTCTGTCCCACCTTGGAGAACACCGCGACCATCAACTTGACTTCCACAGCAATGAGCAGCAGAGTTTTCCTCCCCGCGGAGTAGCGCGGAGCACTCCAGCTCTACAGTGGTCTCAGCACCCGGCTCAGATGGTTCCTCAGCAGCCCCCGCGTCTGGAGAAGCCCGCTGCGCGCCCCGAACACCTCACCAGTGCCGCGACATTCATGGATAAATCCGTACCACCGTGCTCATCATACCCGAATCCTCAAGATGCCCACTTCAAACAGGAAACTATCACTCCAGACTCGTGGAACAGTGAACGCGAGAAGGGCAGTATGTGCGGTGGGAAGAAAAAGAACTATCAGCGGTATCCAAAACCACCGTACTCATACCTCGCTATGATTGCAATGGTCATTCAGAGGTCACCAGAAAAGAAACTGACGTTATCTGAG ATCCTCAAGGAGATCAGCACTCTCTTCCCATTCTTTAAAGGAAACTACAAGGGCTGGAGGGACTCTGTGCGACACAACCTCTCCTCTTATGACTGCTTTGTGAAG GTGCTGAAGGATCCAGGAAAGCCTCAGGGCAAAGGTAACTTCTGGGCAGTGGAGTTGAGCCGTGTTCCTCTGGAGCTCCTCAAGAggcaaaacacagctgtgtcGAGGCAGGATGAGACAATCTTTGCCCAGGATCTGGCCCCCTACATCCTACAGGGACAGAAGCCAGAATCGGAGCCACCCCCTGCCTCTGTCACCCTCCCTCCTATGCACACCAGAAACACCTCCCCACCACAGGAGGATTTGTTCCGACCCAAGCTGGACTCATCCTTCGCCATAgactctctgctgcacagcctgCGGCCACCTAGCACCTCTGGGGATGTGGATGCGTCTGCCAGGGACTGCTGGGGCAAGGTGGAACGCTCTCGGTCTTCGCCACCTCCACGACCTCGCTACGCCTCCTCTGCCCGCAGTGCCTCGGCCAGCTCTGCCAGCCcggcctccacctcctctgatGAGGAATGGAAAGGGATGCCCCTGTCTGGGAAGCGTGTTCCTCTTGATGGTGAAGCTGGATCAGATGGATACGAGGACTACAGACCGCCACTGCACAAATCAGCCCGACGGGAGGCTGTTGCACCTCCATGGGAGCTCCCTACCTCCTACGCTAAATACGCTCCCCCCAATGCTGTTGCGCCACCCAGCATGAGGTTCAGCGGAGGTCCTCTGGTGCCCCTGCATGGTGGACTTCCTCTTTACGGCTACAGTAGCTCTCCGGTGGCGCCCGGTCACTTCTTAGGTCATGCCTATTGGCCCATCCTCCCCAGTGGACGAGTTTCTGTCCAAGCCCCTCCCCTCATCATGGACCTAGACAACATGTTGCAATCTGTGCCTCCCAATAAGACTGTGTTTGACGTGCTggtaccagccaatcagaactctcacacacatcatcaACCACCCAGTCAGTACACCCTGCAGAACGGGCCTCCCTTAAACAGGTACCCTCAGTACTGA
- the ppp1r16a gene encoding protein phosphatase 1 regulatory subunit 16A — MAADHSELLAEMATVGRLSATERLKHAQKRRAQQLKSWAQMEKDAGRGSRAKADKKKARTTKIKFPDAITLLDAAARNDVEEVRELLNSGVSPDLVNEDGLTALHQCCIDDFVEIVQCLLDAGACVNACDSELWTPLHAAATCGHTGLVQLLIQAGADLLAVNADGNMPYDLCEDEATLELLEMVMAEQGITQDRIDECRGAKEMAMLADIRALVESGADLNSQDNNGATLLHIASANGYTSVAELLLEHRAQVEVKDSDGWTPLHAASCWGQIQMVELLVAHGASLNTKSVLEETPLDVCMDEEVRAKLMDLKHKHDAIMKSQDRQKGTLQRRASSTGSRGKVVRRVSVNERSSLYRREHHKEAMVWQERGRQPEPQDEDEDRQTDNELNQHATMVAGGGATSRLEELEAADRKIVSSVGNGGTSVSLASSVPGELWSGGGRMERSASYQLSSASGAGLGSGSAEGEGADSMTREKSHHTLADLKRQRAAAKLNKYPAPPPPLPPSLEEEPSVAAAEATTTQAQPEFQMTPNAEEVASPSQVYFTPASGDPPLLKLRAPEEDQSNKKEPCCGLM, encoded by the exons ATGGCAGCAGATCACAGCGAGCTGCTGGCCGAGATGGCCACGGTCGGGCGCCTGAGTGCCACCGAACGCCTGAAGCACGCCCAGAAGCGTCGCGCTCAGCAGCTGAAGTCTTGGGCGCAGATGGAGAAGGATGCAGGACGAGGGTCAAGGGCCAAAGCAGATAAGAAGAAGGCGCGCACCACCAAAATTAAATTCCCAGACGCCATCACCCTGCTAGATGCAGCTGCACGCAATGACGTGGAGGAGG TGAGGGAGTTGCTTAACAGTGGCGTCAGCCCAGATCTGGTCAATGAGGACGGACTGACGGCCCTACatcag TGCTGCATTGATGACTTTGTGGAGATAGTGCAGTGCCTGCTGGATGCTGGTGCCTGTGTGAATGCCTGTGACAGTGAGCTGTGGACTCCGCTGCATGCTGCTGCCACCTGTGGACACACTGGACTGGTGCAGCTCCTGATCCAGGC TGGGGCTGATCTGCTGGCTGTCAATGCGGATGGAAACATGCCCTATGACCTCTGTGAGGATGAGGCCACCCTTGAGCTGCTGGAGATGGTCATGGCTGAACAGG gGATAACTCAGGACCGTATAGATGAATGTCGCGGGGCTAAAGAGATGGCAATGCTGGCTGACATTCGGGCTCTGGTTGAGAGCGGAGCAGACTTAAACTCACAGGACAATAATGGAGCCACACTG CTCCATATAGCATCTGCTAACGGCTACACGTCTGTGGCGGAACTGTTGCTAGAGCACAGGGCtcaggtggaggtgaaggaCTCTGATGGCTGGACGCCACTACATGCTGCCTCCTGCTGGGGACAA ATCCAAatggtggagctgctggtggCTCATGGAGCCAGTTTAAACACCAAGTCTGTCCTGGAGGAGACTCCTCTGG ATGTGTGTATGGATGAAGAGGTCAGAGCCAAACTGATGGACctgaagcacaaacatgacGCCATCATGAAGAGCCAGGACCGGCAGAAGGGCACACTGCAAAGACGAGCCTCCAGCACTGGCAGCAGAGG TAAGGTGGTACGTCGTGTCAGTGTGAACGAGCGCTCCAGCCTTTACCGACGGGAGCACCATAAAGAGGCCATGGTGTGGCAGGAGCGCGGCCGACAGCCAGAGCCacaggacgaggacgaggacagacaaacagacaatgAGCTGAACCAGCATGCCACCATG GTCGCAGGTGGGGGAGCCACGTCACGTTtagaggagctggaggctgcagacaggaaaatTGTGTCCAGTGTAGGTAATGGAGGGACCTCTGTTTCTCTGGCCTCCTCTGTACCTGGAGAGCTGTGGAGTGGTGGAGGTCGCATGGAGCGCAGCGCCTCTTACCAGCTGAGCTCTGCATCTGGAGCCGGGTTAGGGTCTGGGTCTGCAGAGGGCGAGGGGGCAGACAGTATGACTCGAGAGAAATCGCACCACACCCTGGCTGACCTGAAACGGCAGCGGGCGGCTGCCAAGCTCAATAAATACCcagcacctccacctccctTGCCTCCTTCCTTAGAGGAGGAGCCTTCTGTCGCAGCAGCTGAGGCAACCACCACTCAGGCTCAGCCAGAGTTCCAAATGACCCCCAACGCAGAGGAGGTGGCCTCCCCGAGCCAGGTGTACTTCACCCCAGCCAGCGGAGATCCTCCACTGCTGAAGCTCCGAGCCCCTGAGGAGGACCAGTCTAACAAAAAGGAGCCTTGCTGTGGACTCATGTAG